One genomic segment of Armatimonadia bacterium includes these proteins:
- the purH gene encoding bifunctional phosphoribosylaminoimidazolecarboxamide formyltransferase/IMP cyclohydrolase: MRKIQRALLSVSDKTGIEDFARALVEMGVEILSTGGTRRKLEEAKIPVRAVESYTGFPEIMNHRVVTLHPKVHGGLLAVRDNETHMKEAAELGIEMIDLVAINLYPFQQTVAKEGVTLEDAVESIDIGGPAMLRAAAKNHKYVAVVCKPEYYDEVLAEMRANGGCLSFETRQKLALETFAHTGQYDAAIVSYLCKQTQEEGQKLPKYYAPWFAKQGHDLRYGENPHQAGAAYAQIGSAEPGVARAKKVSGEKELSFNNYLDITAALECVREFDEPTACVVKHLNPCGFASASTLKQAFEDAWSGDPISAFGGIFGFNRVLDAETAAMIGNNDVLRSVVEPRFREETGDTESLIISAFPECVIAPGYTDEALELLHKKRNVRVMLMEDFAPEGRHADLDIKRIPGGAVIQEQDSRSVARVDIRVVTEKQPTVEQLESLLFADRVAKHVKSNAIVLVQGRRLVGCGAGQMSRIDSCLIAARKAGKRSQGSCLASDAMFPAPDGLEAAVETGAVAILQPGGSVKDEEVIAAANRLGVVMVFSGMRHFRH, from the coding sequence ATGCGCAAGATCCAGCGTGCTTTGCTTAGCGTCAGCGACAAGACCGGGATTGAGGACTTCGCCCGCGCCTTGGTAGAGATGGGCGTCGAGATACTGTCGACCGGGGGTACCCGCCGCAAGCTGGAGGAGGCCAAGATCCCCGTCCGCGCGGTCGAGAGCTACACCGGCTTCCCCGAGATCATGAACCACCGCGTGGTGACACTGCACCCCAAGGTCCACGGGGGATTGCTGGCCGTCCGCGACAACGAGACCCATATGAAGGAGGCTGCTGAGCTCGGGATCGAAATGATCGACCTCGTGGCGATCAACCTCTACCCCTTCCAGCAGACCGTAGCCAAAGAGGGCGTCACGCTTGAGGACGCCGTCGAGAGCATCGACATCGGCGGGCCGGCCATGCTCCGCGCTGCAGCCAAGAACCACAAATACGTGGCTGTCGTGTGCAAGCCGGAGTACTACGATGAGGTTCTGGCCGAGATGCGCGCCAACGGCGGCTGCCTCAGCTTCGAGACCCGGCAGAAGCTCGCCCTCGAGACCTTCGCCCATACCGGCCAGTACGACGCGGCGATCGTCTCCTACCTGTGCAAGCAGACTCAGGAAGAGGGTCAGAAGCTCCCGAAGTATTACGCACCGTGGTTTGCGAAGCAGGGCCACGACCTGCGCTACGGCGAGAATCCGCACCAGGCCGGTGCGGCTTACGCGCAGATCGGCTCCGCTGAGCCCGGCGTAGCCCGGGCGAAAAAGGTATCCGGCGAGAAGGAGCTCTCCTTCAACAACTACCTCGACATCACCGCAGCCCTGGAATGTGTCCGCGAGTTCGACGAGCCCACGGCCTGCGTCGTCAAGCACCTCAACCCCTGTGGTTTCGCCAGCGCCTCGACCCTCAAGCAAGCCTTCGAAGACGCCTGGTCGGGTGACCCGATCTCGGCCTTCGGCGGCATCTTTGGATTCAACCGGGTTCTCGATGCCGAGACCGCCGCGATGATCGGCAACAACGACGTCCTGCGCTCGGTCGTCGAGCCCCGCTTCCGTGAGGAGACCGGCGACACCGAAAGCCTCATCATCAGCGCCTTCCCGGAGTGCGTGATCGCTCCCGGCTACACCGACGAAGCGCTGGAGCTGCTCCACAAGAAGCGCAACGTCCGTGTGATGCTGATGGAGGACTTCGCTCCGGAAGGCCGCCACGCGGATCTCGACATCAAGAGGATCCCCGGCGGCGCAGTGATCCAGGAACAGGACAGCAGGTCCGTCGCCCGCGTGGATATCAGGGTCGTCACCGAGAAGCAGCCGACAGTGGAGCAACTGGAATCCCTGCTGTTCGCCGACCGCGTTGCCAAGCACGTGAAGAGCAATGCGATCGTCCTCGTTCAGGGCCGGCGGCTGGTCGGCTGCGGTGCCGGACAGATGAGCCGAATTGACTCGTGCCTGATTGCCGCCCGTAAGGCGGGCAAGCGGTCGCAGGGCTCCTGCCTGGCCTCCGACGCGATGTTCCCGGCGCCCGATGGTTTGGAGGCAGCAGTCGAGACGGGTGCAGTGGCTATCCTTCAGCCCGGTGGCTCAGTGAAGGACGAGGAGGTCATCGCAGCGGCCAATAGGCTGGGCGTGGTGATGGTCTTCTCCGGCATGCGCCATTTCCGGCACTAG